One window of Streptomyces sp. NBC_00273 genomic DNA carries:
- the galE gene encoding UDP-glucose 4-epimerase GalE, with amino-acid sequence MKVLIAGGAGFIGSTVASACSDAGITPVILDNLVTGRREFARGKAFYEGDIADGALIDRVFEEHPDIEAVVHCAALIVVPDSVGDPVGYYRANVAKSLEFVAHLLRNGCSRMIFSSSASIYREGDDLTVDESSPIDAKSPYARTKAVCEAMFADIAASQPIKILSLRYFNPIGADPKMRTGLQLRHPSHALGKMIQAMENGSEFCVTGTTYGTRDGSGIRDYVHVWDLASAHVAALTRFDSLLTDEDPSLAINLGTGTGTTVKELVEAFNSVADTPISAIETDARPGDVVGAYTRSDRAERLLGWRAEYSIVDGIRHSLQWATVRDTLLADSGQSR; translated from the coding sequence ATGAAGGTTCTGATCGCCGGCGGTGCCGGATTCATCGGCAGCACGGTGGCGTCGGCCTGCTCGGACGCCGGGATCACTCCGGTGATCCTCGACAACCTCGTCACCGGAAGGCGCGAATTCGCCCGGGGCAAGGCCTTCTACGAAGGTGACATCGCGGACGGGGCGCTGATCGACCGGGTCTTCGAGGAACACCCCGACATCGAAGCCGTGGTCCACTGCGCCGCGCTCATCGTCGTGCCCGACTCCGTCGGTGACCCGGTGGGCTACTACCGGGCCAACGTGGCCAAGAGCCTGGAGTTCGTCGCCCACCTGCTGCGCAACGGCTGTAGCCGCATGATCTTCAGCTCCTCGGCCTCGATCTACCGGGAGGGCGACGACCTGACCGTGGACGAGAGCTCTCCGATCGACGCGAAGAGCCCCTACGCCCGGACGAAGGCCGTCTGCGAGGCCATGTTCGCCGACATCGCCGCCAGCCAGCCGATCAAGATCCTTTCCCTGCGGTACTTCAACCCGATCGGGGCGGATCCCAAGATGCGTACGGGTCTGCAGCTCCGCCACCCCAGCCACGCCCTCGGCAAGATGATCCAGGCGATGGAGAACGGAAGCGAGTTCTGCGTCACGGGCACGACGTACGGCACGCGGGACGGTTCGGGCATCCGTGACTACGTCCATGTCTGGGACCTGGCGTCCGCGCACGTTGCTGCTCTCACCCGGTTCGACAGCCTGCTGACCGACGAGGACCCCTCCCTGGCGATCAACCTCGGCACGGGCACCGGGACGACCGTCAAGGAGCTCGTCGAGGCCTTCAACTCCGTGGCCGACACGCCGATCTCCGCGATCGAGACCGATGCGCGCCCGGGCGACGTCGTGGGCGCCTACACCCGCAGCGACCGTGCAGAACGCCTCCTGGGCTGGCGGGCCGAGTACTCGATCGTCGACGGCATCCGCCATTCGCTGCAATGGGCGACCGTCCGCGACACCCTTCTCGCGGACTCCGGGCAGTCCCGGTAG